The Thermodesulfobacteriota bacterium genomic interval CCTGGCCACGAACGGGTCGGCCGGGCCGAGCGCCTGCATGCATATGTCGACGGAGCGCTTGTGGTACTGCTCGGCCTCGGTAAACTTGCCGGAGAGGTTATAGAGGTCGGCGAGGCCGCTGAGCGTGTCGATCGTCTGCGGGGAGGGGCCGAAGAGCTTTTCGTATATGGACAGGGCCTTCTGCATCATCTTTACGGCTTCGCCATAACGCCACTGCGCCTGGTATACGCCGGCGAGGTTTTCGAGCGACTGGCAGATGTCGGTATGGTGCGGGCCGAGCGTCTTCTCCCTGATTTCGAGCGCGCGCCTGTGGAGCGGTTCGGCCTCGGCGAGCCTGCCGCGCACCAGGTAGAGCGCCCCCATGTTGTTCAGCGCGAAGCCCACGGCCGGGTCGTCCGGACCGAGCGCCCCCTCGAGCACGTTCATGGACTCCTTGCAGAGCGGCTCGGCCTCGTCGAGCCTGAGCCTGTTTATGTAGATCTCCGCCAGGCGGCACTTGAAGAACCCCACCTCCGGGTGGTCGGCCCCGATGGTCCTCGTCCATATCCTCATGCCCCCGTTCATGAGCGGCGTGCCTTTGGTGAAGTCGTTCTGCGTGGCGTAGAAGAGGCCGAGGTCGGTCATGGAGCGCGCGAACTCCGGGTGGTCGTTGCCGTAGGCCTCCTCCGCGGCCTCGAGCGCCTCGCGTCCGGCCTTCTCGGCCTCGTCGACCTCGCCATCCATCATGAGCTCGTTGAACGTATCCCTGAGCTTTTCGAGCTTCTCTTTTTTCCCGAACCCGAATACCATATGCGCCCCCTTGATATTACAGTGGCGTTTTCGTGACAGTCCCGGCCGTGGCGTTTCAGCGGCAGTCCCGGACGTAAGACTCCGCGTAAGATTGTAGCTCTTTTTGCCTGAAAATAAAAGCGCTAAAAGGTGTTCCTTTATCCGCTTTTGTGGTAAAAGGCGGGAGATAATATGGGAAGCGAAAAGGACAAGAAGAGGTGCGGGTGGTGCGTGTCGGACCCGCTCTATGTCGAATATCATGACACCGAGTGGGGGGTGCCTCTCTACGACGACTTAAAACTCTTCGAGTTCCTCGTTCTCGAAGGTGCGCAGGCCGGGCTTAGCTGGCTTACTGTCCTTAAAAAACGCGAGAACTACCGCAGGGCGTTCGCCGGGTTCGACCCGGGGAAGGTGGCGAAGTTCAACGAGAGTAAGATAGAAAAACTCGGTAGTGGGTCAGTTTGAATTAATCAAGGCGAAAATATCAGCCCCCGCTGGAACCAGAATAAAAACCCCGCATTCAACAGGGTGTCTGGGGGGCCAAAAAATCCCCCCTTTCCCCTCAATTCTGCTATAATTATATATAAGCATGGTTATATATTTCCTCTTGACAGGGGGAAGATTTCAGTATATAGTCTGCACAATCGAATTAATCCCCCACCTTTGCACTGCAACGGTGGATGTATTACCTCCGGGGGGTTGAGGTGTAAACCTCAACCCCCCGTACAATTTAGAGGGAAGGCGGCATAAGCATGGCAGACGACCGAGTCGTAATATTTATCGACGGAAGTAACTTCTATCATGGGCTCAAAGGCCACTGCTCAGGGAAAACAAAGATAAATTTCGAAAAATTTGCAAATAAACTCGTAAACGGAAGGAAGTTAGTAAGAACATACTATTATAATGCTCCCGTCGACCAACTGGAAAATCCTGAAAAATACAAAGCCCAACAAAAATTCTTTTCGGCTCTTGACAGAGTACCATACTTGGAGCGCTCTTTAGGAAAACTTGTTAGGCGCACCCGTTCTTTTACATGTAGCAGTTGTAAAAAGGTTGACAGTACGGACTTTCGCATGGAAAAAGGGGTTGATGTGAGCATAGCGGTTGACATGTTGGTCACAGCACACCGGGATTTATACGATATTGCAATTTTAGTGTCTGGCGATGGTGATTTTGAAAAAGCAATGAGGGGAGTAAAAGATACGGGGCGCCATGTCGAAAACGCATATTTTAAGGGAGGACACTCTAACCTGTTAATGAAGGAATGTGATAAATTTACTGAACTCAGCAAAGACTTCTTGAAAGGTTGTTGGTAAGACCCCCTCCCTTTGAATCCAGCAATGCCAAAATATCCTCAATCTCCCAAAGCTTGTTAGTTACGCCAGCTTCCATAGCCGGGGTTACTCGGAGCGTCTTATGTATCCGGCAGAAGTTATAGTACATAAAATGCAGGGCCACGGCGTGGGCCAGATTCTCCACCTTCTTGGAAAAGCCATTTGTCAGCCTCGTAAACCGCCTCATGCTCATTCTCATGGTTAGGTTCTGCCTCTCCACGTAGCTTGTGGATATTTTCTTGGAATCAGGTTTCCCGTTAATGGGCTTCTTTTCCGTCCCCATGCACTTTGCAGGGCTGTAACGGGTCTGATTCTCCTGTACCGTCCCATAGACCTTGATTAGCTGACTGTAATCAACGTCGGTCCCAAAGGCGTAGTCTACGGCCTCTAAATAGGCCTTATAGCCATCTGTGGTTAGCTGTATGCGGTTTTTGAGGCGGCTTGCCAAGTCCCCCATGAACCTCTTGGCAGTCTTTACGTCACGCCTTCCTATGTGCCAGCTCGGAACCAATTTGGTGTCGGCGCATATAGCCGTCCACGTCCATATATCGCCATAGCCGAACTTCCCCTTCTTTTCCTCCGGCACGTTCTTTTTCTTGGCGTAGCAGAAGGACCATATCTCGTCACACTCAATGCGTGTGCTGGACAGGTTACGGAAGGCTTTATCCTGATACTCCGAGCAAGCCTCCCCTACGTCCTTCAAGAGCTTTAGGACCGTACCCTTCGCCGCCCCTGTCATACGGCAGGTAGCCCGGATGGAATTCCCCTCTACTAACGCGGCTATTATCTGTTTCTGCTTATCTCTGCTCAACCTGTTCATGACTATATTATACTTGACCGCTCAAGCATTGTCAAGCTTTATTTTGCTTGTAAGTTCCCCCTGTCCATAATAAAATGTGCCTTGCAAGCGGCGAATATATTAATATAACAAAATTGTTATATTAAGGTCAAGCTCAAAAACCTTGACATAGCACAAATTTGTGATATTATATGAGTGATTGGACACTTTGGCAGTTCAGGGACATTATAGATGTATTCCTTGTTGGGTGTAACGAAGAGACGCGAGACGTTCTTTTACGTAGACTGGATATCTTATCCCAAAAAGGTTCTGCGTGTAGGCGGCCAATTTCTGCACCTCTAAAAAATACAGATGGCTTACTTGAATTGCGAGCCAAAGCAGACAACCAACAAATACGCTTATTATATTACTTTAAGCCAAACAAAAAAATAGTATTTGTCCATGCTTTCTATTACCCATTAAGACCCCGGTATATAGAGCAGGCACAAAAAAATAGAAGAAAAATTGAAGAAGGGCAGGAGGATTTACATGACTTCGATTACACCCATTAAGTTAGAACTTGCAGAAAAACTCGAAAGAGATAAGGGTTTTAGAGAGAGATTCTTTCGTGGTCAGGCACAAGATGAAATCGCAATGAGCATTAGAGTATTGCGAGGGAAAAGGAATTTACGCCAAATTGATTTAGCCGAAGAGTCAGACATGAAGCAATCTGCCGTTTCGCGAATCGAACAGGCTGAGTATTCAGCATGGAGCTTTAATACTCTGTTCCGTATAGCCGATGCTTTAGATGCGCGGTTAAAGATAGTTTTTGAACCAACAGAAGAGGTTGTTGAGCAATATAAGCAAAAAGAGGCAGATGCCGAAGCGCAATTTGAACAGCGCGCACCGTTACATACATCAGATGCAACAAAAACCGAGGTAGAAGGACCATCTAAGGCGGCACCTTCTCCTCCTTCTATTTGCTTTCCCAGAGGGCATGGAATGGCTATGGCGGCTAATTAAAAATACTTAGGAGACTAATTATGGCCAAGAAGAAAAAAGAACAGGAAATAAAAGGGGGGCTCCCTATCGAATGGCATGTACCAGACACTATAATTACTCGCTTTGTTACCAACATGACGGTGCAAGTAATAGAGTATGAATTTAAACTTTCTTTCTTTGAACTTAAACCAGAAATCATCTTAGGTCCCACTCCAAAACTACCTAAAAAAATTAAAGCTGATTGCGTAGCAAGTGTAATTGTGACTCCTGATAGGCTGGCTTCTTTTATAAAAGTTTTAAAGGGCCAACTCGACTTATATAACGAGGCAAAAAAAGCTACTACTTCTTCTTCCCCCACCGAGCCGTAGCGGCCTTCTTAGCTATCTCTTTCCGCTTCTTAGCGGAGAGCTTCTCAGCCCGTGCCTTACCCCCCTTGAGGCCCCCCAGTCTGCCGAGAGCGACGGCGGCGGGGTTCTTCTCCGGCTTAGGCTCCTCAGTCTCCCCTGTGGCCTTCTGGACTATCGAGGAGGCCAGCACGTTTACGTCCTCGTCCTTCTTTTCCCTCTTTTTTGCCATACCCCAAGTTTAGCATAACCGCTCAAGCATGGCAAGGGGGAGATTTCTCAAACTGACCCACTACCAAAAACTCCTTCAAAATCCCGGCATCATCCGCAATAACCTTAAGGTCAGGGCCGCGGTCACCAACGCCCGGGCCTTTCTCGGCGTGCAGGACGAGTTCGGCTCGTTCTCTGAGTTCAGCTGGCGCTTCGTCGGGGGCGGGCCGAAGGTAAACCGCCGGAGGAGGGTCGGGGACCTGCCCGCCAGGACCAGGGAGTCGGACGCCTTCAGCGCGGAGCTCAAAAAACGCGGCTTCAAGTTCGTCGGGTCCACTATCATGTACGCCCACATGCAGGCCACGGGCATGGTAAACGACCACACGATAGACTGCTTCAGGTATAGGGAACTTATCTAAGGAACAAATATCGCCCAGTCGGAAAAGGCCGGGCCGTCTCTGCCGCTTGTATCATCGTTGCGTGGGCTTTAATTCAATCTCTATCTCCACGGGAGGATCTCCATCCTTTACTTCTATTCCCTCCTTAACAAAAAAGTCATAGCCGTATTGGACTATTTTAACAGTATATATTCCTGAAGGAAGTCCATAAGCTTCAAAATTGCCCTTTGCATCTGACTGTGCCATAGCTATTGAATAACCCGATGATTTACTGCCGAGCACCATGACCTTTACATTTTCGATTCCTTGATTTGTGCTTTCTGATAAAACTCTGCCCTTAATGGAAAGGTTGGAACTATCCTTTTTAACGACTATATCAATATTTTTTGTTTCATCGCCACCGACTATTTTTATCCCTCCTGCATCCGTTACGGCGGCTCCTGGAACAAATGCACTGACTATGGCATTCTCCGTATCCGGCAAGCCACCGATTTTATAAAATCCATTCACATCTGTAATAGCAAAAAATTGATAACCACCTTCAGCGCTAGCATCAACCTTTATACCGACATAAGGTGTCGTACCATCGCCCTTAAAAACCCTGCCCGAGACAAAACCCGCTTTTTTAACCGTATAGTTATTATTTACGATGTTTTTACCGGCGGTGACCGTAACTTCGACGGTTTTTTTATCCGAATAGTAGTCGGCCTGAACCAGCTCCCTGCCTATCAAAGATACACTATAAACTCCTTCCGTGGCGCCACGGATGACATAGAACCCCTTTTCATCGGTAGAACTTCTTATAACATAAGATTCCGCGCTATTCATTTTAACGGCCCTGACGGTCAGCCCCGCGATTGGAACGCCTGTCTCGTCCTCCAGCACATACCCCGATATGGTGCTGTAGACCTTAGCCGAGGCCGCCTGCGGTAAGGCAAGCGCCAGAAAGAAAAGAGCCGACAGAATCTTTTTCATCACTCTAACCTCCTTCGAAAGTTCGGGTTTTCTTCTGTATGCCCCGGTCCGTAAAAACAGGGCGCTGCGGGGCTGTTGAAAAAATTTCATATTGTCACCCTGAACTTGTTTCAGGGTCTCGTAACACACCGACTATATCAGATGCTGAAATGAATTCAGCATGACATATCGCACTATTTCGGGGTTTTTCAACAGCCCCGCTGTCCCAGGTTTTTCTGAGTAGCGTCACTGTACGATAAAGTAGACCATGTATTTTCCCAAATGGGTCGCCATAAAGGGTAACAGTAAAAACAGACCGAAGGACAGGCACTGCGATTTAAAATGGCCATAAGCGGTATTTTTTCTTATCAAAACCCCTAATTGTTTGATTTCAAACAAGACAAGAGGAAGAAAAATAAAAAATAGAGTGAACCCATAGAACAGGCCATACCCAAGTAACATTCGAACATACCCGGCTTGCTCAAAAAAACTATACACCAACAGACAGGCACCGAACGGAACGGTTACTTTAAGTGACTTCGAGAACTCGTATAAACGGTCAAGCCACTCGTCCCTTTTAAAAACCATCATGATGGCCAAGTAAAAGAAGCCCCATGCAAGTAAAGCATTAACCACGGCAAACAACAAAACCATATTGCCGTCATAAAAGAAGTCCCAAAGGTCAAACAACTTACTATTAGACCACACAGAAAACATCTTAAACAAAGTATTCCCGATAAAAAAAGCTCTCAGGAATGGAAAGGCTACAACAATAAAGGTCTTGTATTTTTTGTTATCTTCCATGGCCGTCCTCTCTTGTTAAGGAATTAAAGGGGGGCAATGCCTGAGCGGCGGCCCATCGGGCCGCCGCTCTCCCGGTCCGCTCAACTCCGTCTCCCCTCCGGGCCGCCGACCAGAGAGAAGATGGACGTGCTTACTATTACCCCCAGGAAGATCACCGACACCGCCAGCCCCGTAAGTCCGTACTTGAGCTGCGTGACGACTTCGGAGAAGACCGGCACTCCCCCCCCGCCCGCATTCGGCTCATAGCCCATGGCGAAGAGGAGCGGTATCAGGAGGAACGTTACGTTGGAAAACGCCACCCAGAACATGGCGCGCTCCTCCGTGCCGCAGAGCTCCGTCAGCATCTTTTTCAGGTGCGGCCCCATATATACGACCACCGAAAGGCACGTCAGTGCCACCACCCCGATGCCGATTAGAAAGAGTATGTTGATATCCATTTTCCTGCCTCCTTTCAGTCCTGCTCAGGTTAGCTGAAGTGCCTCTTTATCTCCGAGGCGTAATGGACGCCGTACCAGTCCGCGTTCTCCTCGAGCCACGCGCTGAACCTGGTCGGGCACGTCGGGGGGCCGAAGGAGACGAGCGTATCGGTCCCGAGCTTGTCCACCTCGTCGCGCGTCAGGATGACGTCCCCCACGATCGGGTTCAGCATCGTCGTCAGGAGCTGCGCCAGCCGGGGCGGGCAACTGAAGAGTAGCGCCCGGCTCTTGACCCTCTTGCGGATGAGGTATACGAGCTCCTTGAAGGAGTAGGTCTCGGGCCCGACGGCGTCTCTTACGACGTTTTCTTCTTTCCCGGCGAGCTCGACCGCCAGCCGTGCCACGTCTTCGCCAAAGACCGGCTGCAGCCTGAAGTCCCCCGTGCCCGGGATAGCAAAGGCCGGGAAGCGCCGGAGGAGCCAGGCGATGTTGTTGAAGAGTATGTCTTCCCTTCCGAAGAGCACCGTCGGGCGCACGATGGCATACGAGAGCCCCGACTCCTTCAAGGTGCGCTCCATAAGGGCCTTCCCCCGTAAGTACCCGGAGGTCGAGTCCTCGTCCGGGTTGGTGATGCTTACGTGGACGAAGCGTTTTACTTCGGCCTCTGCCGCCGCGCGGATGAGGTTCTGCACGTTTGCCACGGCCTGGCCGAAGGTGGTCCGCCCGTGGTTGAAGCGCACCCAGTAGGTGTTGTAGACGGTCGAGGCCCCCCGGAGGCTCTCGACCATGGCCGAGGGGTCGTCGAAGTTGAAGGGGCGGACTTCCACCCGGCCGTCGAAGGGGTCGGGCCGGTCGGGGTGGCCGGTCAGCGTCCTCATCCTTATGCCGTGCTCCAGGAGGAGCTTCGTTATGTACTTGCCCGTAAAGCCGAACGCGCCGGTTACGACGTTAAGCTCTTTGGCCGGCTCTTTACTCCGTTCTTTATTCCGCACCTTATTTTGCACCTTGGGCCTCCTTTCCGTTAAGCGCCGTGAAGGGGATAGCCTTCACAACTTTCAGTATTTTCCAAACGTTACAGGGAAATTTTTTTAGCCCTTCCCCCCCTTCCCCTTATTCATCGAAAAGCCGGAGAGGAACGAGAGCACGTACCGTGCCTTGTCCTCGTCGGCGAGGAACCTCTCGCCAATCGTGTCCAGGGTGGCGAGTATCTCCTCCATCTGTTTGAGCCTCGCGTTCACCCCGGCGTTCGAGCCCTTCTTCATGTGCGGCAGCGCCTCCCTCACGGTCTCCATCACCGGGTCGAACTCGCGGCGCTTGCGCTCCTTTACTATCGCGACGAAGACCTTCCAGATGTCGGGCTCGGTCACGTAGTAGTCCTGCCGGTCGCCGGGCTCCTTCATGAGCCTCACCACGGTCCAGTTCCGGAGCTCCCGGAGGCACATGCTCGCGTTGCCGCGGCTCATCTTGAGGCGCTTTGCGATGTCGTCCAGGCTAAGGGGCTCTTCGGTTACGATAAGGAGGGCGTGGACCCTGGCCATGGAGGTGTTGGTCCCCCAGACGGAGCCCATCATGCCCCAGGATTCGACGAACCTGTCGACTGTTTTCCGGTCGGCGGTCTTCTTGTCGGCTTTTCTGTCCATTCGGGCTTCCTCCGTCGGTCTGTCCCGTTAGTTCTCTGTGTTCAGTATATTCTGAATATACCATAGGTTCTTTATCCTGTCAAGTGGTTTTCCCGGCGCGGACGGCCCTCCTCCTTCCCTTCCCCCCCCTTCCCCCCGCCGTAGCTCTCCTTTGCCGCTTGACACACTTCGTGCCCGGTTATATGCTAATGAAGCGCCGCCGGTCTTCGGCCGCGTAAAGGAGAAGGCCCGTGCCCGGAAACCTGAAACTCATAATGCCTCCCGAGGAGATTCACCTCCTCGTCCTGAGACTCGCCGCCGAGCTCCGGCGCGACTACGCCGACAAGAACCCCGTCATGGTCGGGGTCATGAAGGGCGCCTTTGTCTTCCTCGCGGACCTGATGCGCGCGATGAAGATACCCTCGGAGATAGAGTTCATCCGGGCCGGGAGCTACGGCAGGCGCGACACCCCCTCCACGGAGGTCCGCATAACAAACGACGTGGAGACCGGTATCAAGGGCAGGCACGTCGTGCTCGTCGAAGAGATAGTAGACAGGGGACGCACCGTGAGCAAGGTGATGGAGCATCTCAAGGGAAAGTCCCCGGCCTCGCTGAAACTCTGCTCGCTTTTCATGAAGCGGGTCGAGGACGGACATGAGGTAAGCCCCGACTACCTGGGCGCGGAAATAGACAGGGGCTTTGTCGTGGGCTACGGGCTCGACTATAAGGAGGAGTACCGCTACCTAACGGGCCTCTACGTCGTCGGCGCCGGGGGCGTCGGGGGGGAGGGGGGCGAGGAGTAGTATGGAACTCCCGCGCGTCATAGAGGCGCTCACGCGCCCCGGGGCCTACCCCGAAAGGCCCGAAAAGGTCGGCTTCGAGCAGACCCATATCTCTTACCTCTTCTTCACCCCGGAGTTCGTCTACAAGGTAAAGAAACACGTGGACTTCGGCTTCCTCGACTTCACGACCCTCCAGAAAAGGCGCCACTTCTGCGAGGAGGAGGTGAGGCTCAATAGCAGACTCGCCCCCGGCGTCTACCTCGGCGTGGTGGAGGTGATAGAGACCGAAGACGGCATCTTCATGGAGACGGACCATGAGGGGGGGGAGGAGGGGGAGGGCAGGACGGTCGAGTACGCCGTCAAGATGAAGAGGCTCCCCGAAGACGGTATGCTCGACACCCTGCTCGTCCGCGACCGGGTCGACGCCTCCCTCATGAAGAAGGCCGCCGGGGCCATAGCCTCCTTTCACCGGACCGCCGAGACCTCTGAGCATATCGCCCACTTCGGCGAGCCCGGGACGATCGAGAGGAACACCGAGGAGAACTTCTTCCAGGTCTCGGACTACATAGGGCGCACCATCACCCAGAAACAGTTCGACGACATAAAGGCCTACACCAAGGGATTCTTAAGCTCGCATAAGGGCCTCTTTATCGAGCGCGTGAAGGACGGCTTTATAAGGGACTGCCACGGCGACATACACTCCGAGCACGTCTCGGTTGCCGACGGCATCTCCATCTTCGACTGCATAGAGTTCAACGAGCGGTTCAGGTACTCCGACACGGTGGCGGATATGGCGTTCCTCGCGATGGACCTGGACTACCACGGCAGGGGCGACCTCTCGCGGACCTTCGAGGACGCCTACTTCTCGCTTACCGGCGACGAGGAGGGCAGGGAGTTCCTGGACTTCTACAAGTGCTACCGGGCGTTCCTGAGGGGCAAGGTCGAAGGCTTTAAGCTCGCCGAGCCCGAGGAGAGCGAGGAGGACAAGAGGGCCGCCGCCGAGCTGGCGAGGCTCCACTTCCACCTCGCGCACCTTTACGCCACCGGCGGCTACAGGCCCGTCGTGCTCGCCGTATGCGGCCTTTCCGGCACGGGCAAGAGTGCGCTCGCTCGCTCGCTCGGGCACCGCGCCGGCATAACGGTCCTCTCTTCGGACGCGGTAAGGAAGGAGCTCCACGGCGTCGCTCCGGACGAGCATCGCTTCGAGCGATACGGCGAGGGCATCTATTCCGGGGAAGCGACCGAGAGGACATACGAGGAGCTTATGGAGAGGGCGGGGGCGATGGCCGCCTCGGGCCGCTCGGTCATACTCGACGCCACGTTTTCGAGGGGCGAGTTCCTCGACGCGGCCAAGCGGGCGGCCTCGGACGCGGGCGCGCTCTTCCGGGTAGTGGAGTGCACGGCCGACGAGGAGGCAGTGAGGGAGAGGTTTGAGAAACGCGGGGCCGCCGAGGGGGAGAAGGGGGGGAAGGGGGGCGGGGGGGCCGTATCCGACGCGCGGTGGGAAATCTATCTCAGGCAGAAGGAGTCCTTCGAGCCTGTCGCCCTGCCGCACCTTACCATAACCTCCGACGCCCCGCCCGACGAGCTCGCCGGAAGGGTCATAAGGCGGCTCTTCTGAGGGGGTTCATGGGAAGAGGGAATAATAAAAGAGCGGTAGCATTTTCGGTTTTAATCGCTTTTTTTCTGATGGCGGGCTCTAACGTCTCCGCCGAGATATACTCTTCCATTTCGGGCAGGGTGATTGCCGAAGACACCGGACAGGGAATGGAAGGTGTTAGTGTTGTGCTGTTAGGGCTGGGAAGTGAGGTAGAGAGGCACGACACAATAACAAAAGAAGACGGCCTGTATGTGCTGGAGAATTTAAAGCCGGGAGATTATCTGCTGGGATTTGGTAAAGACGATATTCCTTATATACAAGAGATGCCGAATATATTTGTTACCGTGCCCATGGGAAAAAACCTGGTAAACGTCAATTACGTTTTTAAGGTCGGTGGTGGTGTCTCCGGCACGGTTTATGATGCCGACGGCACTACACCATTGGATAGGATTACCGTGTCTGTGATAGTTCCGGATCAACCGGACGATATTGATGCTGCCGATGCCGAATTAACTGACAGCAACGGCAAATATTTATTGCTGGGCCTGCCCGAGTCTGACAAGGCTGTTGTAACGGTACGCGTTCGCGGCCACGCCAAATTAACCAGGGAGGTTACGATCAGGAAGGGCGAGACCACCCCGAATGTTAACTTTGTGGTCAAGTGGGACGATATTACCGGAATCAGTGGGCATGTGAAGTCGTCGATTGACGGCAGCCCAATAAAGAACGCAGAAGTAGTGTTATGGGATGCTTCTGAAAAACGCGCCGGCTATGCATACACAGATGAAGCCGGGAACTATTCCATATTAGGTTTGCCGCCGGGCAGCTACCAAGCGGCCGCTTTTTGGCCTGGGGGTGGCGGTTGGGTCAGGGAAATGGATATTTTAATAGAATCGGGCAAGACAACTGAGGTGAATTTTGAGTTTGATATGCCGGCACCCACATCGAGGAGTGAGGAAGGTATACTGGGATTGCTTGCCGCCTTATCAGGGGACACGGTACTTGTCTCGGGAGTTAAGGAGGCCGGACCCGGGATCCGTCCGGCCGGTAAGATTTCGGTTGAGCCCTAACCGGCCCTGTGGTTTAATAATAACTTATGGAAGGTAAGGGGAAAAGGGAAAAGATTTCGGTGGTGCTCGTAAGCGGCGGGGTCGACAGCGCCGTCACCGCGGCCATTGCCGCCCGGGAAGGGGAGGTAGCGCTCCTCCACGCCAACTACGGCCAGAAGACCGAGGCCCGCGAGTTCGACTCCTTTAACTCCATAGCCGGCCACTACGGCGCGCAAAAAAGGCTCGTCGTAAGGCTCGACCACTTCAAGGATATCGGCGGCTCGGCACTTATCGACCATGATATAGAGGTCCCCGAAGGCGATATCGGGAGAGGGGACATACCCATGACCTACGTCCCGTTCAGGAACGCGCACCTCCTCTGCGTCGCGGTCTCCTGGGCCGAGACAATAGGCGCGGGGAGGGTGTACATAGGGGCGGTGGAAGAGGACAGTTCCGGCTACCCGGACTGCAGGGAGGGGTTCTTCAAGGCCTTCGAAGGGGCGATAGAGCAGGGCACCAGGCCCGAGACGAAGATAGAAGTGGTAACCCCGCTCATACACATGAGCAAGGGCGATATAGTCAGGAAGGGAGTGGAGCTCGGCGCGCCCTTCCACCTCACCTGGTCGTGCTATAAGGATTCGCGCCGCGCCTGCGGCCGCTGCGACTCGTGCCTCCTCAGGCTAAAGGGCTTTAAAGAGGCCGGGGTGGAAGACCCGATCCCGTACGAGTAAGGGGGGAGAGGGGGGAGGATATATTAATGACGTTCCTTGAGTTCGTGAAGATAAAAAAGGGGATAGACCCCGAGGGCAAAGACACCGGTGAACTCATGGACGAGTACTACGACGAGTACACCGAGTTTCTTATGGGCGTGAAGGACGGCTGCGGCACGGATTAGCTTTCTTCCATTTTCCACCTCCCTCCCTTGTCAGTAGGGGTAGCGGGGATGGCGCGGCCAATAGGGGTAGTAGGGATACGGGTAGAACGGGTCATAAGGGGGATACCACATGGGCGGGTAGTCCGGGTAGGCGGGGTAGGGGGGGTACTCCTCCTCATACGTGTCCGTGAGCGTGACCTCCACGGGCTCGACCACCGGGTAGGGGTACTCCATCGAGCCTATCTTTCTCGTTACGACCCCCTTTACGAAACCCACGACCGTTATCCCCCTGTCCGGCCGGTATACGAAGGGGTCGAGAAAGCCCGGGGCCTCGATCATGAACCTCCCGCCGAACCCTTTTCCGGTCGGTTTGTGGCTCATGTTAAGCCTGCTCGAGAGTATCTCCACGCGGGTCGTCTTATCGAGGTTTTCGGAGGCGATGATTATGCCTCCCCATAAGACCTTGCGGCCGATGTACTCGTCGGGGTTGGACTGCACCAGCGGGACCGTAACGCTCTTGTCCACGTCCCTCAGCACGGCCGGGGAGACGGCCGAGCAGCCGGCGAGGAAGAGGGCCAGAACGGTTGTTGCAACCATTATAGGTACAATACTTCTCATACCTATATTCTAAGGCCAATCGGGGGGTTCGTCA includes:
- the hpt gene encoding hypoxanthine phosphoribosyltransferase; this encodes MPGNLKLIMPPEEIHLLVLRLAAELRRDYADKNPVMVGVMKGAFVFLADLMRAMKIPSEIEFIRAGSYGRRDTPSTEVRITNDVETGIKGRHVVLVEEIVDRGRTVSKVMEHLKGKSPASLKLCSLFMKRVEDGHEVSPDYLGAEIDRGFVVGYGLDYKEEYRYLTGLYVVGAGGVGGEGGEE
- a CDS encoding NYN domain-containing protein encodes the protein MADDRVVIFIDGSNFYHGLKGHCSGKTKINFEKFANKLVNGRKLVRTYYYNAPVDQLENPEKYKAQQKFFSALDRVPYLERSLGKLVRRTRSFTCSSCKKVDSTDFRMEKGVDVSIAVDMLVTAHRDLYDIAILVSGDGDFEKAMRGVKDTGRHVENAYFKGGHSNLLMKECDKFTELSKDFLKGCW
- a CDS encoding IS1 family transposase gives rise to the protein MNRLSRDKQKQIIAALVEGNSIRATCRMTGAAKGTVLKLLKDVGEACSEYQDKAFRNLSSTRIECDEIWSFCYAKKKNVPEEKKGKFGYGDIWTWTAICADTKLVPSWHIGRRDVKTAKRFMGDLASRLKNRIQLTTDGYKAYLEAVDYAFGTDVDYSQLIKVYGTVQENQTRYSPAKCMGTEKKPINGKPDSKKISTSYVERQNLTMRMSMRRFTRLTNGFSKKVENLAHAVALHFMYYNFCRIHKTLRVTPAMEAGVTNKLWEIEDILALLDSKGGGLTNNLSRSLC
- a CDS encoding carboxypeptidase-like regulatory domain-containing protein → MKKILSALFFLALALPQAASAKVYSTISGYVLEDETGVPIAGLTVRAVKMNSAESYVIRSSTDEKGFYVIRGATEGVYSVSLIGRELVQADYYSDKKTVEVTVTAGKNIVNNNYTVKKAGFVSGRVFKGDGTTPYVGIKVDASAEGGYQFFAITDVNGFYKIGGLPDTENAIVSAFVPGAAVTDAGGIKIVGGDETKNIDIVVKKDSSNLSIKGRVLSESTNQGIENVKVMVLGSKSSGYSIAMAQSDAKGNFEAYGLPSGIYTVKIVQYGYDFFVKEGIEVKDGDPPVEIEIELKPTQR
- a CDS encoding NAD(P)H-binding protein — its product is MQNKVRNKERSKEPAKELNVVTGAFGFTGKYITKLLLEHGIRMRTLTGHPDRPDPFDGRVEVRPFNFDDPSAMVESLRGASTVYNTYWVRFNHGRTTFGQAVANVQNLIRAAAEAEVKRFVHVSITNPDEDSTSGYLRGKALMERTLKESGLSYAIVRPTVLFGREDILFNNIAWLLRRFPAFAIPGTGDFRLQPVFGEDVARLAVELAGKEENVVRDAVGPETYSFKELVYLIRKRVKSRALLFSCPPRLAQLLTTMLNPIVGDVILTRDEVDKLGTDTLVSFGPPTCPTRFSAWLEENADWYGVHYASEIKRHFS
- a CDS encoding helix-turn-helix transcriptional regulator, with the protein product MTSITPIKLELAEKLERDKGFRERFFRGQAQDEIAMSIRVLRGKRNLRQIDLAEESDMKQSAVSRIEQAEYSAWSFNTLFRIADALDARLKIVFEPTEEVVEQYKQKEADAEAQFEQRAPLHTSDATKTEVEGPSKAAPSPPSICFPRGHGMAMAAN
- a CDS encoding transcriptional regulator, which gives rise to MDRKADKKTADRKTVDRFVESWGMMGSVWGTNTSMARVHALLIVTEEPLSLDDIAKRLKMSRGNASMCLRELRNWTVVRLMKEPGDRQDYYVTEPDIWKVFVAIVKERKRREFDPVMETVREALPHMKKGSNAGVNARLKQMEEILATLDTIGERFLADEDKARYVLSFLSGFSMNKGKGGKG